Part of the Sodalis praecaptivus genome, GCCCAGTTTATCCGCCACCATCCCGAACAATAGCGCGCCCAAGGGGCGGCCCAGTAAGGTGGTGATAAAGACGAGCGAGGCAAAAATGGTTGCCGCCCCTTCTGAAAGGTTCGGCGGCTGAAAATAAAACAGGACCGGCGATAAGGCGACGACCGGCAAATAGATATCGAACATATCGATATATTCGGAAAAGAAGGCACCCTTGATAGCACTCTTTCTTTTCTCTTCCAGCGAATGCTCCTGCGCGTTAGCCGCTACAGTTTGGTTGGCGCTTATGCTTACCATTTTCGGTCTCCCGTGATAGCCACATCTCTTCGGATGTGTTGCAGGCAAATATTCCGCCACCTGACGGCGGCGAAGTGTGAGGGTCAGAAGCTCGGATAACATGCAACTTAGGATGAAGACGACGTCGATTTCTCCTTCTCCCAGTCATTGATTGCGGCAGTCGCCACGCGAAAGGCGGCCAGGGCGGCCGGGGCGCCGCAGTACACTGCCGTTTGCATCAGCACTGCGCGGATTTCCTCGACGCTCACGCCGTTATTTAGCGCACCCCGAACATGCACGCCTAATTCATGATGCTGGCTCATGGCGGTAAGCATGGCGATATTCAGCATGCTGCGGGTTTTAAAAGGCAGCGTTTTATCACCCCATACGGCGCCCCAGCAAAATTCCGTGACCAGGCGTTGTACCGGTCGGTTAAACGCATCCGCGTTGGCCCAGGCGCGCTCGACATGGGCATCGCCCAGCACTTCTTTGCGGTTATCAAACCCCTTATGAAACAGATCGCTTTCGTTCATGACGCCTCCAGGAACAGTGCCAATGTATGATCATATGATTGTATGACGGTAATTCGAGCTAAAATTTTTTCAGTCGTCGCTAATGCCATACCCCACCATGGCCTTGATTTCCAAGTATTCGCGTAACCCGGCCTCGCCCCACTCCCGGCCGTTGCCCGAGCGACGATAACCACCGAAAGGCGCGTGAAAATCCGCTGGGGGATAATTAATGTGAACCTGGCCCGCGCGTAAACGCCGCGCTACCCGGCGTGCCCTGTCGATATCCCGCGCCTGGACATAGGCCGCCAGGCCATATTCCGACCGATTGGCGATAGCGATGGCATCTTCTTCGGTGTCATAAGGCATGATAGAGAGGACGGGCCCAAAAATTTCCTCGCGGGCAAGCGTCAT contains:
- a CDS encoding carboxymuconolactone decarboxylase family protein, with amino-acid sequence MNESDLFHKGFDNRKEVLGDAHVERAWANADAFNRPVQRLVTEFCWGAVWGDKTLPFKTRSMLNIAMLTAMSQHHELGVHVRGALNNGVSVEEIRAVLMQTAVYCGAPAALAAFRVATAAINDWEKEKSTSSSS